GGCCTAAAGCCATTCCAACAATCGGCCCTGTTATAGATCAGGGATTCTATTATGATTTTGCAAATCTTGCTGTAAGTGAAGATGATTTCCTCATGATTGAAAATATGATGGAACAAATAGCTCAAGCAAAGTTTGAAGTATCCAAAAAAACATTTCATGATAAGCAAGAGGCCTTAAAAGAATTCGCATCCAATCCTTTTAAAGTAGAGCTAATCCAAGAACTCCCTGAAGGAGAAAGTATCACTGCCTATTCCCAAGGAGAATTTACGGATCTTTGTCGAGGTCCTCATCTCCCCTCTACTAATCCCGTAAAGGCTTTTAAACTCTTACGTACATCGGCAGCTTACTGGAGAGGAGACCCTAACCGAGAATCTTTAGTAAGAATTTATGGGGTGTCTTTCCCAACAACAAAAGAATTAAAAGAACACCTCAATCAATTAGAAGAGGCAAAAAAACGCGATCATCGCGTTTTAGGAGCGAAACTCGATCTCTTTTCACAACAAGAATGCTCGGCAGGCATGCCTTTTTTCCATCCTCGGGGAATGATTATTTGGGACGCCTTAATAGGTTATTGGAAGCGTCTCCATCAACTTGCGGGTTACAAGCAAATCCTAACGCCTCAACTTATGAATCGCAATCTTTGGGAAGTTTCTGGACATTGGAGCAACTACAAAGAGAACATGTATACTCTAAAAATAGATGAAGAAGACTATGCGATTAAACCGATGAACTGCCCCGGATGTATGCTATACTATAAAACACGTTTGCACAGTTATAAGGAATTTCCTTTACGCGTTGCGGAGATAGGTCACGTTCACCGCTATGAAATTTCTGGAGCTCTTTCAGGACTTATGCGTGTACGCGCTTTCCATCAAGATGATGCTCACGTATTTCTAACCCCTGAGCAAGTGGAAGAAGAAACGCTGAATATTTTAAATCTAGTTTCTGAATTATACTCAACATTCGGTCTTGAATATCACCTAGAATTATCTACACGTCCAGAAAAAGCAACTATTGGCAGTGATGCGCTATGGGAATTAGCAACAGCAGCTTTAGAGCGTGCTCTTGTGAATTCTAACACACCTTTCATCGTCAATCCCGGAGATGGAGCCTTTTACGGACCGAAAATTGATATTCATGTAAAAGACGCTATTCAACGTACATGGCAATGTGGGACGATACAATTAGATATGTTTTTACCTGAACGTTTTGAATTGGAATATACAAATGCACAGGGAGAGAAAAGTACTCCTATTATGCTACACCGTGCTTTATTTGGTTCTATTGAGAGATTTTTAGGGATCCTTATCGAACATTTTAAAGGAAAGTTTCCTCTATGGTTAAGTCCTGAACATATCCGGTTGATCACTGTAGCAGATCGTCATCAACGCCGAGCTAAAGAACTTGCTAGCGCATGGCAAAAACTAGGCCTTGTAGTCACTGTGGATGATTCTAATGAATCCGTAAGCAAGAAAATCCGGAATGCACAAAATATGCAAGTCAACTATATGGTCACTTTAGGAGATCGGGAAATAGAGGAAAATACTCTAGCTGTACGTACCCGAGACAACCGAGTTTTAAATGCTATGACAGTAGAGACATTCATAAATACTATACTTGAAGAAAAGAACTCTTTGAGTTTAACTCCACTATTGTAGAAAACCCAGATCCAAGGACGAGCATCTCGTATGAAAACCATCGCTGTCAATAGCTTTAAAGGTGGCACAGCAAAGACCTCAACGACTCTACATTTAGGAGCTGCTTTAGCGCAATATCATAACGCACGTGTGCTTCTTATTGATTTTGATGCTCAAGCAAACCTTACTTCAGGACTAGGTCTTGATCCGGATTGTTACGATAGCTTAGCTGTCGTACTCCAGGGGGAAAAAAATATTCGTGAGGTGATTCGTCCTATTGAAGATACGGGATTAGATCTAATTCCTGCTGACACCTGGCTAGAACGTATTGAAGTTTCTGGAAATCTAGCTGCAGATCGTTATTCTCATGAACGGCTGAAACATATTTTAGCCTCTGTTGAAAATGAGTATGACTACGTTATTATTGATACTCCCCCGTCTTTATGTTGGCTTACAGAGTCTGCGTTAATTGCAGCACAATACGCTCTAATTTGCGCTACTCCTGAGTTCTATAGTGTTAAAGGCTTAGAAAGACTTTCTTCATTTATTCAGGGCATTTCCTCAAGACATCCTCTGAATATTCTCGGTGTTGCCCTCTCTTTCTGGAACTATCGTGGAAGAAATAATGCAGCGTTTGCTGATTTGATTCATAAGACATTTCCTGGAAGGCTATTAAACACTAAAATCCGTAGAGATATTACGATTTCTGAAGCAGCAATTCACGGTAAACCTGTATTTGCCACAGCACCTTCAGCACGAGCTTCTGAAGATTACTTAAATCTGACCAAAGAATTGTTAATTTTACTGAGGGATATGTAATCCTATGGGAAATTTAAAAACGTTGTTAGAAAGCCGTTTCAGGAAAAATACTCAAGATAAAATGGAAACGCTAACACGCAAGCGTATGGAAGGAGAGCTCACACCTTTCTTAAGCAGGTTTTCCGATGTAAAATTATCCCAAAAAGAAGAAGAAAAGTTCCGTCAACTTTTAGAAAACTATACATTTGAAGATCAGATTTCCGAAGAAGATTTTAAAAATCTCTGCAATCTTTCTGCACAAATAAAACAAATCCATCATCAGGCTGTGCTCTTACATGGGGAGCGCATAAAAAAAGTTCGCGACTTATTAAAAACTTATCGCGAAGGGGCCTTTTCTGCTTGGTTACTTATTACCTATGGGAATCGACAAACTCCCTATAATTTTCTTGTATATTACGAACTATTTTCCACTCTTCCTGAACCTCTGAAAATAGAAGCTGAAAAAATGCCCAGACAAGCAATTTATACATTAGCTTCTCGACAAGGACCTCAAGAGAAAAAAGAAGCCATTATCCGTAACTATCGTGGAGAAAGCAAAGGAGAACTCTTAGATATTATTAGAAGAGAATTTCCTTTAATTTCTACAGATCGTCGTCAGACTTGTTTGGCGAAACAAGCATTAGCTATACTTTCCAAAGGCTCGCAATTATTAAAAAAATGCTCAGAATTATCTCCCGAAGATCATACTGCCCTTGAAAAATTGATAAAAAAGCTTCAAAAAGTTAAAAGTAATTTCTTTCCCAATACAAAGGTCTAAATATGGCAGCTAAATCAAAAATACTAGAACTAGAAGATAATGTTTTTCTTATTCTTGAAGGAAATTTAAAAAGAATTTTTGCCACTGCTATCGGCTATACTACATTCCGAGAATTTCAAAATGTTGTTTTTAACTGCTCTAATGGCCAACAGGAAACAGCGAATTTCTTTTTTGAAATGCTCATCAACGGCAAACTCATTCACGAACTTCCTGTAGAACAAAAACAAGCGGCTCAAAGCTTAATCGCTGAATTTATGATGCTCATTCGTGTAGCTAAGGATGTTCATGAGCGTGGTGAATTTATTAACTTCATTACATCAGATATGCTATCTCAACAAGAACGCTGCGTGTTCTTGAATCGTTTATCTAGAGTAGATGGACAAGAGTTCTTATTAATGACCGATGTTCAAAATACCTGCCATTTGATTCGTCATCTATTAGCAAGACTTTTGGAAGCGCAAAAGAACCCTGTGGGAGAGAAAAATCTCCAAGAAATTCAAGAAGATATAGTATCATTGAAAAATCATTTCGAAGAACTAGAGAAATCTTTTCAATAAATAAAGATTTATGAACAAGAAAAAGCGTGTGCTTACCGGTGACCGACCAACAGGAAAGCTGCATTTAGGTCATTGGGTGGGTTCTATAAAAAATCGCTTAGATTTACAGAATAATCCCGCCTACGATTGCTTTTTCATCGTTGCGGATCTCCACACTCTTACAACACGAATACGTAAAGAACAAATTTTAGATGTTGATAATCATATTTACGAAGTTCTTGCAGACTGGTTGAGTGTGGGGATAGATCCGAACAAATCTACTATTTATTTACAATCAGCAATTCCTGAGATTTATGAACTCTATTTGCTATTTTCTATGCTAATTTCCATTAACCGAATTATGGGAATTCCTAGTCTTAAAGAAATGGCAAAAAATGCCTCCATTGAAGAAGGTGGCTTGTCTTTTGGACTAGTAGGTTATCCTGTATTACAAAGTGCTGATATTCTTCTGGCAAAAGCTCAGCTTGTTCCCGTAGGTAAAGATAATGAAGCTCACGTAGAATTAACACGCGATATTGCACGCAATTTCAACCGTTTATACGGAGAGATTTTCCCTGAACCTGAAACTCTACAAGGAGAGCTTACCTCTCTAGTAGGTATTGACGGACAAGGCAAAATGAGCAAATCAGCAAACAATGCCATATACCTTTCTGATGATGACGCCACTATCAAAGATAAGATTAGAAAAATGTATACCGACCCAAATCGGATTCATGCCACGACTCCAGGTCGCGTCGAAGGGAATCCCCTATTTATCTATCATGATATTTTCAATCCTAATAAAGAAGAAATCGAAGAGTTTAAAACACGTTACCGCCAAGGATGTATAAAGGATGTCGAAGTAAAAGCACGTCTTGCTGAAGAGTTGATTTTCTTCCTACAACCTTTTAAAGAAAAACGTGCTGAGCTATTAGCAAAACCTCAAATTCTTCAAGAAGCATTGCAACAAGGCACGGAAAAAATGCGTGCTATAGCAAAAGAAACTATGGAAGAAGTCCATAATACCCTAGGGTTAAGCCATAAATGGCGTTCTCGTCTATCGCTATAACTTATTCATGCCTATGACTTTTGAATTACGAGCTGCTTTTTCCCCTTGTGGCGATCAGCCGGAAGCTATTGCTAAACTTACTGAAGGCATACATAATAATACACAATCGCAAGTACTTTTAGGGACCACAGGGTCAGGAAAAACTTTCACCATTGCTAATGTTGTTGCCAATGTTAACCGCCCCACACTCGTATTGGCACATAACAAAACATTAGCAGCACAGTTATACCAAGAATTCAAAGAGTTCTTTCCCAATAATGCTGTTGAGTATTTCATCTCTTACTATGACTACTATCAACCTGAAGCATACATTGCTCGTAATGATACTTACATAGAAAAAAGCCTCTTAATCAATAGTGAAATCGATAAATTACGCTTATCTGCAACACGATCTATTTTGGAGCGCAGAGATACTCTGATTGTTTCTTCTGTATCTTGTATTTATGGTATAGGTTCTCCTGAAAACTATGCTTCCATGGCTTTAAAATTAGAAGTAGGGAAAGAATACCCTCGCATAGTACTTGCAGCTCAGCTTGTAAAAATGAATTACCTAGCCTCTCCAGTAGCAAAACGTTCAACATTTCGTGAACGTGGTAGTGTTATTGATATTTTCCCTGCCTATGAAAGTGATCAAGCTATCCGCTTAGAGTTTTTCAATGATACGCTATCTTCCATAGAATACAGCGATCCTTTAACTATGATTCCTACGGCATCAGTAGCCTCAGCTATTATTTATCCAGGATCACATTATGTCACTCCCGAAGCTGTACGAGAGCAAGCTATACGTTCTATACGTGAAGAATTAGAAGAACGTATGCTGTTCTTCCAGGATCGTCCTATAGAACAAGATAGATTATTCCATAGAACTACTCACGATATCGAAATGATAAAAGAGACAGGCTTCTGTAAAGGAATAGAAAACTATTCCCGTCATTTCACAAAGATGCCTCCGGGAGCACCCCCCGCCTGTCTGTTAGATTATTTTCCTGAAGACTTCTTATTAGTCATAGATGAATCACATCAAACTCTACCTCAAATACGAGCTATGTACCGTGGAGATCTATCTAGAAAGCACTCCTTAGTAGAATACGGTTTTCGACTTCCCTCTGCTTATGACAACCGTCCTTTGACTTATGAAGAAGCTCAGAAGTATTTTCATAATGTAATTTATGTATCTGCAACACCCGGAGAGACAGAATTAAATGAGAGTCTTGGACATATTGTAGAACAAATTATCCGCCCTACAGGGATTCCTGATCCCATCCCAGAGATTCGCCCCGCAACAGGGCAGATAGATGATCTACTTGAAGAGATCCGGAAGCGTTTATCTAAATCTCAGGAAAAGATCTTAGTAATTTCTATTACTAAAAAACTCGCTGAGGATATCGCTGTATTCCTTTCAGAATTAGATATCGCCGCAGCATATCTACATTCTGGAATAGAAACCGCAGAACGTACACGTATTCTTGCCGATCTACGTTTAGGAAATATTGATGTACTTATAGGTGTAAACTTACTTCGAGAAGGATTAGATCTTCCTGAAGTCTCTTTAGTCGCTATTCTTGATGCCGATAAAGAAGGTTTTTTACGTAGTACTTCTTCTTTAATACAGTTTTGTGGAAGAGCAGCAAGAAATGTAGCGGGTAAGGTGATTTTCTATGCCGATCAAAAAACACAATCTATAGAACAAACCTTAAAAGAAACAGAACGTCGTCGACAGATACAATTGGATTATAATAAAGCTAATAACATTACGCCTAAGCCTATTATTAAAGCGGTCTTCGCTAATCCCATTCCTCAGGGAGGAAAAAAAGAAGATCAAGAGACTTCCATAGTTCCTCTTTCTATAAAGGAATTAGAAAAACTTATAAAAAAATATGAAAATCTCATGCAGGAAGCCGCTCATGAATTTCGATTTGACGAGGCTGCAAAATATCGAGATAAAATGAAAGCTGCTAAAGAGCAACTTCTTTATATCTCATAAAATATTGCAGAAATCTCAAATGAAATCTGCTTGCTTTTTGTAAAATCAGAACCTAATATTGCCATTAAGCTCTCCATATGCAATCTCATCTGATAATATAATCAGCATATTCAGATTATGTTAAATTAGGTCTTTGGGAGCTAGTATCCAACCCCTTGACAAAAGAGATTAAAGACTCATGTTAGAAGTTGTCATTTCCGATATCCAAGCTAGAGAAATTTTAGACTCCAGAGGGTATCCAACATTATATGTTAAAGTAACCACAGACGCAGGCACCTTTGGAGAAGCTTGTGTGCCTTCGGGAGCTTCTACAGGAATAAAAGAAGCTTTAGAACTCCGTGATCAAGATAGTTCTCGATTCCAAGGGAAAGGTGTTTTACAAGCTGTAAAAAACGTAAAAGAGGTGCTCCTCCCCGTCTTACAAGGAGTTAGTATATTCGATCAAATCCTCATTGACTCTATCATGGTAGAGGCTGACGGCACACCAAATAAAGAGAAACTAGGAGCTAATGCTATTTTAGGAGTTTCCTTAGCAGCAGCCAAAGCTGCAGCAACTACCCTAGGGCGTTCTTTTTACCGTTATATAGGAGGATGTTTCGCTCATGTGCTTCCTTGTCCTATGATGAATCTTATTAATGGCGGCATGCACGCAAATAACGGATTGCAATTTCAAGAATTTATGATTCGTCCTATTGGGGCAACATCTCTAAAAGAAGCTGTGCGGATGGGTGCGGATGTTTTTCACACTTTGAAAAATATCCTCAATGATAAAAATTTAGCTACAGGGGTTGGCGATGAAGGGGGCTTTGCTCCGCAACTAAAATCTAACTCTGAAGCTCTAGATCTTCTTGTACTCGCTATCGAAAAAGCTGGTTTCCAACCTGGTGAGGATATCTCCTTAGCTCTTGATTGCGCAGCATCTTCCTTCTATGATACGAAAACAGAAACTTATGACGGAAAGAGTTATCAAGAACAAGTTAGCGTACTTGCTGATCTTTGCGATCACTATCCTATCGATTCTATAGAAGACGGTCTCGCTGAAGAAGATTTCGATGGTTGGGAATTACTAACAGCAGAGCTTGGCGAAAGTATTCAAATCGTTGGAGACGATCTCTTTGTTACCAATCCCGAATTAATAGCGGATGGCATTAGTAGAGGCCTCGCTAATGCTGTATTAATTAAACCAAATCAAATTGGTACATTGACAGAAACTTCGGAGGCTATACAACTTGCCCATAATCAAGGGTATACGACTATCCTTTCTCATAGATCCGGAGAAACTGAAGATACAACAATCGCTGATCTTTCCGTAGCTTTCAATACAGGACAAATTAAAACAGGGTCATTATCACGCTCTGAGCGTATTGCTAAGTATAATAGGCTTATGGCAATAGAAGAAGAACTTGGCCCTGAAGGATTATTTAAAGATTCTAATCCATTTTCTGGGGAATAGAATTGCACATATATCGCTTTCTAAAAACAACTAGAAAGCGATTACTTTTTTATAACATCTCTTTGTTAAACATCTTATTTTTTCTTAGATAAGCTATAAAAATATAAAACTCTCCCGACACGTTAAATAGTAGATGTCTGCTTAAGCAAAATTTTCTATATACTTAAAAAAATGAAAAAGAAGGTTTATGAAGATCAGAATGATCTTGCAGACACCGTCTTATAACTACTAATTTAATGTAGATGATCCCTTTTACAAAAACGATAGGCTATCGTCTGTGGTTAGCATGCGTAGCTGCAATATTAATTCCCTTAGGGATTAATATTGTTCTACTCAACCTTAGACAATACCACACTACAGTTTCATCAGTTGCAGCTGCTTTTAAAGAAAATGCTGCTTTTAAAGTGGATACTCTCATGCAAATAGTCCCGCTAAATGCTGATGTTTTAGCACTATTCTCAGAAGTTCTAGATCTTGACGAGGGGATTCCTCCAGCTCCCAATGTTGAGCTTAGTAATGAAATGCAAAGAATCTTTAGCTCAACATATGACGAAATCTCTTTAATTAAGCTTCAGTCTAATGGAGAGAAAATTGTTGTAGCTTCTAGCCTTCCAAACCACCTTGGAGAAAATTATCAAAATAAAATAGATATTCCCAACGATTTGCCCTTCTCAGCAACATTTAAACAATCTTCTGATAGCCATGAAGTTTTTTCAATAATGCAGGTAAATATCTTTGATAATGATACTCATGAACTTTTAGGCATTCTTTATACAACGCATAATGTTGAAAAATTTCTCGAAGATATTCTTGTAAATACTCAGGCCTACTTCACTATAAAAACAGCTATTTTATCTAAAGATGGGATTATCTTAAAAGCCTCTGATCCCGATTTGGACCTCCGGTCTATTTACCCTAATATTACTGAAAAGCAATTTTGCGATACTTTCTTAGATGAAAGTACATGCCCACAAGGAATTTCTCTAAAGCCCCTTATGCTAACTCCCTTACCTGTAGAACCAAATTTTTTTTCTTTTACAAATGGAAATCGGGAAATATGGAGTTATCTCGCTAACGTCCCTAATATGGATTTGCATGTTCTTTCCTATGGAACAAAGACTGAGCTCTTTGCGTCCTTCTGGAAACGTACATTAGTTTATTTCGCTTACTTTTTATGCGTTGTTCTAGGAAGTATTATCGCTTATCTCGCTGCCAAAAGATTATCTTTACCCATCCGTAAACTCGCCACAGTCATCATACAAACAAGAGAAAATATTCGAGATCCATATATTGATGATTCCCTAGGATTCGAAGTGAATAGGTTGGGTCATATTTTTAATGCTATGGTACAAAGTCTAGACCAACAGCAAACCTTAGCTGAGAAAAATTATGAAATAAAAGAAAGCGCTCAAAATGCTCTCCGTCTTGGAGAGCAAGCTCAGCAAAGACTTCTTCCCAATACTCTTCCTAATTATCCCCATACGGAATTAGCAAAGGCTTATATACCCGCTATTACTGTAGGGGGAGATTTCTTCGATGCCTTTATCGTAGGCGAGGGTGATAAAGCTACATTATTTTTGATCGTTGCTGATGCTTCTGGAAAAGGTGTCCATGCTTGTGGTTACTCTTTATTCCTTAAAAACATGCTGCGTACATTCCTATCACAGATCCCTTCAATAAAAGAAGCTGTAGAACAAACATCCTCTCTATTTTATAAAAACACTGCAGATTCAGGAATGTTTGTCACCCTATGTGTCTACAGTTACAATTATAAAACAGGGATTATAGAATTTTATTCCTGTGGCCATAATCCTGCATGTTATCTATCTCCTAATGGAGATGTTTCTTTCCTTTCGCACCCAGGAATGGCCTTAGGATTTCTTCCTAACACACCTGATGTCCCTACAGAAAGTTTCCAGCCAGCTCCAGGATCTTTGATTGTCTTATATTCTGATGGCATTACAGAAGCTCATAATAAAGCTTTTGAAATGTTTGGTGAAGAACGGTTAAAAAGCGCTGTACAAACCTTAGTAGGGAAAAGCGCAGAAGACGCTATGCATTCTTTAATGCTATCTGTGAAAACTTTCGTAGGAAACTGCCATCAACACGATGACATTACCTTGCTGATTCTTAAAATATCGGACTCATGAAACAAACTTTTACCAAACGCATTTTGCTGTTCCTTTTTTTGGTGATTCCGATTCCTCTAATTTTGAATCTGGTAGTTCTATCATTATTTTCTTTTTCAGCAGCAAAAAATAATCTTATGGAAAATCTCCATACCCATGCGACAAATTTTAGCTTGGAATTCGAAAAGAAACTCACCATTCACAAAATCTTCCTCAAACGTCTAGCAAATACTTTAGCACTTAAAGCCTACGCATCATCATCAGAGGATTTCTACTCTCAAGCTTACGACGAAATGTTCGCCCTGTCGGATATGGATTTCTCCCTCTGTTTAATTCCTCTTCTTGATGGGAATATAAAAACAAAAAATCCTCATGATCCATTTATCCACTATTTGAAAAGTCATCCCGAAATAAAGAAGAAGCTCAGTATGTCTGCAGGAAAGGCATGTATCATTACTATCTCTTCGGAAGCTTCCTCGAATTTCCCTAAAAACTATCTTGTGATTACTGAAGATATTGAAGTATGGAACTCACCAACAAGTGCGGGATTGCTTGTCAGCTTTTATCCCATGGATTTTTTACAAAAGGATCTATTTAAATCTCTGCATTTAAAAAATGAAGATATCTGCCTCCTAAACAAATATGGAGAGGTTCTCTTTGCTTCAAATTCACAATTCTCTTCAAAAGTATTTTCCGTGGATATTGCCGATCTTCCTAAAATCACTGCTAGGAAACAAGCTATTCCCGTTGAAATGGCTCCAAAAATACTGCAAGAACACAACCTCATAAGCGTAAAAATAAACAATAAAAAATATCTAGGCATTGTTTTAAATAAACTGCCTATTCAGGGAACCTATACCCTATCTATCATTCCACTCTCTTGGTTTATCACTAAGGCTATCCGTCTTCCTTTGAATGTAATTTTCTTCTATTCTTTGGCCTTTATCTTAATGGGATGGATACTCACGAAAATTAATAAACGGCTAAATCAGCCGATTCAAGAACTTACAACATGTATGGAAGCCGCATGGAGAGGGAATCATAATATCCGTTATGAACCTCAACCTTATGGATATGAAATTAACGAATTAGGAAATATCTTTAACTGCACATTACTATTATTGCTCAATTCAAGAGAAAAAGCAGAAATTGAACATACCTCCGGAGATAAGCTCCAGAAAGAATTGGCTATTCTTGCCTCTCTACAACAAACATTGCTCAGTCCTACTTTCCCAGAATTTCCTAATGTCTCTTTTATATCCAAACACCTTCAAGGCATTCAGCTATCAGGCCATTTTTATGGATGGAAAGCTTCCATCTCTGAGCGGAATTTAATTGGCGTCGTAGGCCTTGCTGGAGATATAGGACTTCCGTCCTATCTTTATGCTCTATCTGCACGAAGTTTATTCCTCGCTTATGCAAATCTGTCTTCTTCTTTAGAGAAGATAAGCTCTAATACTTTCGATGCCTTTGGGAAAACTACAGAGGGTGATGAAGCAACAGTCTCCATGACTTTTATCCGCTACTGTTCTACAGACGCTACTTTGTCTATTCTATCAGTAGGCCAGACACCTCCGATAACCTTTTTAAAAAGACAGGAAACATTTTTCCGTCTTACCTCACCCATAAAGCAAAAGATAGAACCCGGGGACATTCTTGTCTGTATTACAGGGAACTATGAATTGACTGAATATCTTATGCGCTTACCTATTGAAGAGCTCATTAAAGATCCTTTAGCACCTCTAAATTCAGAAAATTTTATAGAGACTCTTACAGAAATGCTGAACAAAGAAACCCAATCACAAATAGACGGGACCTTAAGTTTCCTGTCTTTCAGTTAAGTTGAGATTTGTAATGGTTATACTTTCACTACCTGGTTCTGAAAGTAGTTTAGGCTCTTTCCCCAACCATAACAATATTGCTGAAATTACAAGGGCAATAACACCAACGATAGTCACCCCGGAGATAACAGTTACAAATGCTGGTGAAGTTACTGCCAAGCTAATTAAAACTAAAGCAGCCCCGGCTATGACAAGAGCGATGAAAGTTTTATTGATTTTTGATAATTTCGACTCGTGAGTCTTCATAAATTGCATAACTGTAGGGCAATAAGATTTTAAATTTTCCTGTATACTCATACTTAATTCTCATTAGTTTGAAATTAAAACGGAACATACTATCCATTAACGACTTTTCTTACAAAATGATAAAAACTTCTCAGTAGTAGTTCTTGAAGGTTTTTTATATGCTTTCCCTTTAGAGCATCCATCCTGTTCATTCTATGAGCACTAATAATCTTCTCTTCCCAAAATAACTTTTCTCGAGTTTCCCTTCAGGGAATCGCTTGCTGACAGAAACCAGGAATTCATGATAAGAAATGGGAAAAGCCCAAAGTTTTCTCTGTATTTCCTATGTCACGACTGGATTTTTTTGTTTTTGATTCACTGGTTCTTAAGCAAAAGCATAATGAATTAGAAGAGATCTTCTGCTCAGAAGATAACGATCTATTTCGTGCTTATCAGACGACCTCTCTACAATCACCTCTCGCAGCGAAAAATCTCACTATAGCAAGAAATGCAGCACGTTATATCCTGGCAGAAAATGGAGAGATCGATATAGCTAAAGTCGTAAAAGCTATAGAACATCTAACAAAATGTCTCTATCCTCTAGGCCCTCATAGACATAATGAAGCTAAACCTAGAGAACATCTATTGAAAATGCTTCAAGCTATCAAGCAAGAATCTGAGATTAAAGAAAGAATCAAAAAGCTCTTTGTTCCCTCTTATAAAAGCATTCAAGATCTCATTCGCAATACTTTAGCTTTACCTCCTGAGGTTGCTTTAACACCTATTCATGCACGTCAAGCAGCACTCACGGCAATGTTTTGCTACCTACGTCAAGATGTTGGCTCTTGCTTTGCAACTGCTTTTGCTATTGTCATTCATCAAGAATATCCTACGCTTTTTATAAAAGATATTGATGATCTACTGACTTCAGGCAAACTTACAAGAATCATAGGTACAAGAGAAGTCTCCGTGCCTATAAATCTATCAGGATGTATTGGAGAATTATTTAAGCCATTAAGAATATTGGATTTGTATCCCGATCCTGTAGCAAAACTTTCAGCATCTCCAGGTCTACAACGAGCTTTCGAAGCTGCTGGTATAGTAGATACTTTAGATAATCCTCAAGTTCGTGTTCAGCAAATTTTGGCTCACGAATATCTTCTAAATAAATTACAGCATGTCGATGACATCATAACAGCTAATGAAGTCATTCAAAGTACGCTGTTGCATCATTATCAAATTACAGCGAACTCTGTACGCTCCATCTTATTTCAAGAA
This portion of the Chlamydia crocodili genome encodes:
- a CDS encoding PP2C family serine/threonine-protein phosphatase: MKQTFTKRILLFLFLVIPIPLILNLVVLSLFSFSAAKNNLMENLHTHATNFSLEFEKKLTIHKIFLKRLANTLALKAYASSSEDFYSQAYDEMFALSDMDFSLCLIPLLDGNIKTKNPHDPFIHYLKSHPEIKKKLSMSAGKACIITISSEASSNFPKNYLVITEDIEVWNSPTSAGLLVSFYPMDFLQKDLFKSLHLKNEDICLLNKYGEVLFASNSQFSSKVFSVDIADLPKITARKQAIPVEMAPKILQEHNLISVKINNKKYLGIVLNKLPIQGTYTLSIIPLSWFITKAIRLPLNVIFFYSLAFILMGWILTKINKRLNQPIQELTTCMEAAWRGNHNIRYEPQPYGYEINELGNIFNCTLLLLLNSREKAEIEHTSGDKLQKELAILASLQQTLLSPTFPEFPNVSFISKHLQGIQLSGHFYGWKASISERNLIGVVGLAGDIGLPSYLYALSARSLFLAYANLSSSLEKISSNTFDAFGKTTEGDEATVSMTFIRYCSTDATLSILSVGQTPPITFLKRQETFFRLTSPIKQKIEPGDILVCITGNYELTEYLMRLPIEELIKDPLAPLNSENFIETLTEMLNKETQSQIDGTLSFLSFS